Sequence from the Nitrincola iocasae genome:
CCTGCCGATGGATTCAGTCGCGATGGCAGTTAATCGGCTGTGTAGCTCAGGGCTGCAAGCGATTGTGACCACTGCACAGAATATTATGCTGGGCGATTGTGATTATGGTGTTGGGGGTGGCGTTGAGGTGATGTCTCGTTCTGGATATTTGTCTCCATCGATGCGTTCGGGAGCGCGTATGGGTGACACCAGTATGATCGATATGATGGTCGCAACACTGAATGATCCTTTTGGTGTCGGGCATATGGGTATTACCGCCGAGAATCTGGCTGAGAAATGGGGCATCAATCGTGAAGAGCAGGATGCCTTTGCAGTAGAATCACACGCCCGTGCGGCACGCGCCATTGAAGAAGGGCGCTTTAAGTCACAAATCGTACCGATCACTTTTGAAACCCGAAAAGGGACCGTTGTGATCGATACGGATGAGCATGTAAAACCAGGCACTACGCTTGAAAGTTTGGGGAAAATGCGTCCAGCCTTTAAAAAAGATGGAACGGTGACAGCGGGCAATGCTTCAGGCATTAATGATGGCGCCGCTTTTATGGTGTTGGCTTCTGCCGAAGCGGCTGCCAGTGCCGGACATAAGCCTATTGCACGTATAGTCTCTTATGCTGTAGCAGGTGTACCCAACGATATCATGGGTGAAGGTCCGATTCCGGCCTCACGCCTGGCGTTGAAAAAAGCTGGTTTGTCGTTGGACGATATGGATGTTATTGAGTCCAATGAAGCCTTTGCCGCTCAGGCATTGGCTGTTGCCAAAGGCTTGGGATTAGATATGCAGAAAACCAATCCTAATGGCGGTGCTATTGCACTGGGGCATCCAGTGGGTTGCTCCGGGGCGTTTATTGCCACTAAAGCGCTGTATGAGCTTGAGCGTACCGGTGGGCGTTATGCGCTTGTCACTATGTGCATTGGCGGAGGCCAGGGGATCGCAACAATTTTTGAACGTCTGTAAATGGTAGACCGCTGAAAAACCTTCTCTCAACAAAATATATTAAACGGAGAGAGGGTTTTTCGAGGCTGATTTTTTTACCCTTTGTGCTGATGATGGCTTACTTATCGATTTGGCTCCGTTGCGAAGGTCCTGCGGCGACATCTCTCTCATGCTAGTCTTATCCCTAGTGAAGACCTGACTGTACACGATCTTATCCGCAATGCTGACGAGTCTTTGTACCGCGCAAAAACAGGGCCGTAACCGGGTGTGTGTTTAAGACCAGTTCGGTGGGCGTTTTTCGATAAAGGCACTTATCCCTTCTACTGCATCCTGAGCCAGCATATTCTCCACCATCACCTGCGAGGCATATTCGTAAGCTTCTGCGAGTGTCATCTCGCGTTGTGCATAAAAAGCACGTTTACCAGTGGCGAGTGTCATGCTGGATTTAGACGCGATTTTGTGCGCCATTGCCATGGTGGTTTCGCTTAAGGACTCGGGGCTAACGGCATGGTTGATCAAGCCAATTTCAGCTGCACGATGGGCCGACGTCATATCGCCTGTTAGCAGCATTTCCATTGCATGCTTATTGGCTACATTGCGCGACAGTGCCACCATGGGGGTGGAGCAAAACAGGCCAATATGTACTCCTGGAGTACTGAACTGAGCGGTATCAGCGGCAATGGCAAGGTCACAACTAGCCACCAACTGACAACCTGCAGCGGTAGCGATACCGGTCACTTCAGCAATGACAGGTTTGGAGCAATGCACCATCGACTGCATTACCCCGGAACACAGTGTCATAATTTTGCTGAAATAGGCTTTACCCGCATCAGCGTCAGCACGACCCGCCGTCATCTCTTTAAGGTTGTGTCCAGCACAAAATGCGGGGCCATTTGCGGCCAGTACAATAACTCGTACGTTGGGGTCGTCGGAGGCTTCAGCAAATCTTTCGCCTAATTGCTCAAGCATGGCCTCAGACAGCGCATTGCGACGTTTGGCATCATTTAACGTCAGTCGCAAAACACCGGCATCATTCAATTCACTTAGTAGCAGATTGCTCATTGGCATGGTTCTCCGTCTTGTTTTAATACAACCTTAAATCCAACGTGGCATTGATGCTACAGAAAATTGCAGTTAAAGCTAGCAGAATAGCCATTCATTTCATCAATAAAAACTGGATAGTGTGGTGTTTGGATGCCATCAACGCAGTATGGATTGAGCAAACAACAATCAATAATATAGTCTGTATGGAGATATAAATTGATTTATGTTTCTGTGTGGACTATTCTGGGAGTGTAATAAATGATCTGAGGTACTCACTATGGTGACCACATCCCAGCCGAGCATACACACAGATGAACGTCGTAAGTCTGATGTTGCGCTGAAGACTTTTTTTCGCATTACCGATCAGTGGGGCCTCAATACGCAAGAACAAAAGGTACTGCTGGGTGACCCGCCACGCAGCACTATGTACAAGTGGAAAAATGGTGAAGGCCCACCCATCAGTCGCGATACCTTGGAGCGAATTTCCTATGTATTGGGGATCTATAAAGCGTTGAGGATTCTGTTTCCAACCGAGGAGCAAGCCAACGCCTGGCCAGGTAAAGCCAATCGGGATTTCGATGGGGAGTCAGCTCTGTCGATTATGCTCAAAGGCAACATGATCAATCTCGCTGATGTTTGGCGCTACCTCGATTACATGAGGGGTTAAGCCGATGCAGCAACGAGTCCCGGACTGGGACAGCGCACATCGTTTGGTCCCCAGTCATTTCCCGCCTGTCAACCTGTTTGAGACTGTCGCAGATCCAGATGATTTGGAGATCATTTTCGAGATTGAGGGTCTGACTAATGACCGATTAAGGCAAGAAGCCGGGGATGTAAAGTTGGTACCTGCCTCAGAGAGAGTCTCGGGTCCAGGATCAACGCCGGTGATGGCGGCATTCACACATATAGGGCAACCTAGCCGCTTCACTGATGGGCGCTATGGTGTCTATTACGCGGGAAATTCTTTGGATGTCGCCATTGCCGAAACTTGCTACCATCGTGAGCGATTTTTAGCAGCAACCCGCGAACCTGATACTGAAATCACGATGCGTGAATACATCAGCCGCATTCAGCTACCCTTGGGTGATATTCGTGGCAGTCAGTATCAAGCGCTCCATGATCCGACTGACTATACAGCCTCGCAGAAATTTGCACTTGAACAACGTCAATCGGGTCGCTATGGACTGGTGTTCAACAGCGTTCGAATTCAGGGCGGGGAGTGTGTGGCACTGTTTACACCACGCGCAACGTCAATTCCTGTGCAGGGTGGCCATTACCGCTATGTATGGAGTGGCGCCGCACAACGGATTATTTCGGTCTTGTTGGTTAGTAAAATTAAGTGATTAGTGAGTGAGATAGGCAGAAACATTGGCTTTCTATTACTCAATATTAAATGCAAATTTCATAACGTCCTGCTCGGCGCGTGATATACCAATCTGGTTAGCTATCTCACGCCATTGGCCAACAGAGGCCAGAACTTTGACAAATATTTCCTCGGCTTGTTGCTGTGAAAGCTGAAAGAACTCAATCACTTCAAAGGCTAACTCATAACTCAGGCTGTTGTCCTTATCATCGATATTGAGGTGTAGACCATTAGCAATGGCTGTAGGGTTGATATCGTAGGCTGGTGAAAGTTTCCAGCCTTTACCCTCAAACAAAAAGCCGTGGTTACGCAGATGATCATCGACATTTGATACCGCAATATTGAACACAATACGTCGCCACAACTCGGCCAGGTCATGCTGGGTATTGCTGCCGTGATTGGTTAGAAACTCGGCGAGTTCCAGATAGCTTGCCCCATCCTCGCCATCATAATATCCGAGTTGTGTCATGGCCGATGAGAAATGCATGCGCCGCTCACGCTCTCGATCAAAACGTTTGGTTAAAAACGTGTGATGGGGTGAGTTGAAACGCTCAATACGACTGTCGGCCATAACTATACCGGCTTCGACTGCCAACCGATAAGCCAGGAACTCCCAGGCACCGATATCGTGATCGTCCTGCTGGCTGGGAAACTTGGCAATCCATAGATTACCTTCTTCATCTATAACTGAGGCTTTAGGACGAGCACCACCCAAAGAGGACCCTGGCGAAATCAGCATGAATAGCCACTTCATATACTCCGGGTCATCCAAATCTACATTCTGCTCAATCT
This genomic interval carries:
- a CDS encoding acetyl-CoA C-acyltransferase family protein; this translates as MGKDVVVLSAVRSAIGAFGGGLSSIEPHELAGKVMKEAVSRSQVNADLINYVTVGNCIPTDSRFAYVARVASIQAGLPMDSVAMAVNRLCSSGLQAIVTTAQNIMLGDCDYGVGGGVEVMSRSGYLSPSMRSGARMGDTSMIDMMVATLNDPFGVGHMGITAENLAEKWGINREEQDAFAVESHARAARAIEEGRFKSQIVPITFETRKGTVVIDTDEHVKPGTTLESLGKMRPAFKKDGTVTAGNASGINDGAAFMVLASAEAAASAGHKPIARIVSYAVAGVPNDIMGEGPIPASRLALKKAGLSLDDMDVIESNEAFAAQALAVAKGLGLDMQKTNPNGGAIALGHPVGCSGAFIATKALYELERTGGRYALVTMCIGGGQGIATIFERL
- a CDS encoding RES family NAD+ phosphorylase, whose amino-acid sequence is MQQRVPDWDSAHRLVPSHFPPVNLFETVADPDDLEIIFEIEGLTNDRLRQEAGDVKLVPASERVSGPGSTPVMAAFTHIGQPSRFTDGRYGVYYAGNSLDVAIAETCYHRERFLAATREPDTEITMREYISRIQLPLGDIRGSQYQALHDPTDYTASQKFALEQRQSGRYGLVFNSVRIQGGECVALFTPRATSIPVQGGHYRYVWSGAAQRIISVLLVSKIK
- a CDS encoding enoyl-CoA hydratase, which encodes MSNLLLSELNDAGVLRLTLNDAKRRNALSEAMLEQLGERFAEASDDPNVRVIVLAANGPAFCAGHNLKEMTAGRADADAGKAYFSKIMTLCSGVMQSMVHCSKPVIAEVTGIATAAGCQLVASCDLAIAADTAQFSTPGVHIGLFCSTPMVALSRNVANKHAMEMLLTGDMTSAHRAAEIGLINHAVSPESLSETTMAMAHKIASKSSMTLATGKRAFYAQREMTLAEAYEYASQVMVENMLAQDAVEGISAFIEKRPPNWS
- a CDS encoding type II toxin-antitoxin system HipA family toxin — encoded protein: MSRDIYVYADWVDEEPTLVGTLTAEQVRGKEHFSFAYALDWLQRGDAPYLQVDPELHLFEGIQHKGDDYNFRVFLDSCPDRWGRVLMQRREAVLARQDGRRPKTLYESDYLLGVFDQYRMGALRFKTDRHGAFLDDDERLSAPPITSLRELEHAVCQIEQNVDLDDPEYMKWLFMLISPGSSLGGARPKASVIDEEGNLWIAKFPSQQDDHDIGAWEFLAYRLAVEAGIVMADSRIERFNSPHHTFLTKRFDRERERRMHFSSAMTQLGYYDGEDGASYLELAEFLTNHGSNTQHDLAELWRRIVFNIAVSNVDDHLRNHGFLFEGKGWKLSPAYDINPTAIANGLHLNIDDKDNSLSYELAFEVIEFFQLSQQQAEEIFVKVLASVGQWREIANQIGISRAEQDVMKFAFNIE
- a CDS encoding MbcA/ParS/Xre antitoxin family protein, producing MVTTSQPSIHTDERRKSDVALKTFFRITDQWGLNTQEQKVLLGDPPRSTMYKWKNGEGPPISRDTLERISYVLGIYKALRILFPTEEQANAWPGKANRDFDGESALSIMLKGNMINLADVWRYLDYMRG